The Kribbella jejuensis region CCACACCTCGGTCAACTCGTCGTCGTCGATGCGCTCCATCAGGCAGGCGCCGGTCATCCCGAACGCCTCCCGTACCCGTTCCAGCAGCGCGGGCAGCGCCGTCTCACCCCGTAGTACCGAACCGGCCAAGGTCGCCAACGTCTCCGATTCCGCGGCCGCCCGCGCCGCCTCTCTGGTACGACGAGCAGCGCGGTCGACCACTGAGCTGACCATCGCCGCGACCAGGATGAAGGTGAGCAGCGCGAGGGCGTTGTTCACATCGGCGATCGTGAAGGTCCGCTTCGGCGGCGTGAAGAACCAGTTCAGGACGAGCGAGCCGCCGATCGCGGTCAGCATCGCAGGCCACATCCCACCCACCAGCGCGACGACCACGACCGCGAACAGGAACGCCAGTACGTTGCTGGTCAGGTTGAGGGTGTCGCCACCGAGACCGAGGACCAGCGCCAATACCGGCTGCAGGACGACGGCCAGGACGAAACCCTGGATCTTCCGTTTCCGGGACAGGCTGCCGCGCAACCGAGGCAACCGCCCGCGACCCATCAGCGAGTGCGTGACGATGTGTACGTCGATATCGCCCGAGTCGCGGATCGTGGTCGAACCGATGCCGGGGCCGGTGAGCAAGGTGGAGATCCGGCTGCGTCTGGATCCGCCGAGGACGAGCTGCGTCGCGTTCTCGGCCCTCGCGAATGTCAGCAGTGCGTCCGGGATGTCGTCGCCGACCACCTGGTGATACGTGCCACCGAGCTGCTCGACCAGGTTCCGCTGCTGGGCGAGCTTGCTCGGGTTCGCACCGGTCAGCCCGTCGGACCTTGCCACGTGGACGGCGAGCAGGTCGCCGCCGGAGGACCGCGCCGCGATCCGGGCGGCCCGCCGGATCAAGGTCTCCCCCTCGGGGCCGCCGGTCAGGGCGACTACGACCCGCTCGCGGGCCTCCCAAGTCGAGTCGATGTCGTGCTGCGCCCGGTACTCCTGCAGCCCGGCATCCACGCGATCGGCAAGCCACAACAAGGCGAGCTCGCGCAGCGCGGACAGGTTGCCGACCCGGAAATAGTTGCCCAGGGCAGCGTCGATCTTGTCGGCGGCGTACACGTTGCCGTGCGCCATCCGCCGGCGCAGCGCCTCCGGCGTCATGTCGACGAGCTCGATCTGATCGGCGGCCCTGACGACCCGGTCCGGGACCGTCTCCTGCTGCGGTACGCCGGTGATCTTCTCGACCACGTCGTTGATCGATTCGAGGTGCTGGATGTTCAGCGTCGAGATCACGTCGATTCCGGCGTTCAGCAGTTCCTCGATGTCCTGCCAGCGCTTCTCGTTCCGGCTGCCGGGAATGTTGGTGTGCGCGAGCTCGTCGACCAGTGCGATGTCCGGGCGTCGCGCCAGTACGGCGTCGAGGTCCAGCTCGGTGAAGCTGGCGCCGCGGTAGTCGATGATCGACCGCGGTACCGTCTCCAGGCCGTCCAGCATCTGCTCGGTGTACTTGCGGCCGTGGGTCTCCACGAAGCCGACCACGACGTCGGTGCCGCGGGCGCGGCGGCGGCGGCCCTCGCCCAGCATCTTGTAGGTCTTCCCAACGCCGGGCGCGGCCCCCAGGTAGATCCGCAGCTGCCCGCGGCCGCTCTTGCTCATAACTCCATGCTCTCAGAGCCGGGCCAGCGCGGCGTTGAGCTTCACCACGTTCACGACCGGCTCACCCAGGAAGCCGAGCACGCGCCCGTCGGTGTTCTGCTTGACGAGCCTCTGCACCTCGGCCACGCTCAGACCGCGCTCGCGGGCGACCCGGTTGACCTGCAGAGCGGCGTACGCCGGGCTGATGTCCGGGTCCAGACCGCTACCGCTCGCCGTGACCGCGTCCGGCGGGACCTGGGACGGATCGACGCCTTCCAGCGCCGCCACCGCCTTGCGCCGCTGGTCGATCGCGGCGACCAGTTGGGCGTTGTCGGGACCGAGGTTCGAACCGCCGCTGGCTTTCGCGTCGTAGTCGCTCGCGGACGGCCGGGTCTGGAACCATTTCGGATCGGCGATCATGATCTCCTTGCCATCGGCATCCTTCTTCCCGCTGGCCGTCGTATATGCCTGGCCGATCAGCTCGGAGGCGACCGGTTTGCCGTTCACCTCGAGGATGGACCCATTCGCCTTACCGTGGAAGAGCGTCTGCGCGACGCCGGTCATCGCCAGCGGATAGCCGATCCCGAGTACGACCGTGAAGAACAGCAGCACCCGCGCTGCCACCCCGAACTGCCTCATCATGACTGCCTTTCACCGAAGACCCGGGATCAGCGAGATCACCAGGTCGAGAAGCTTGATTCCGACGAACGGGCTGATCAGCCCGCCGGCGCCGTACACCAGCAGGTTCCGGCGGAGCATCGCCGAGGCCGACGCCGGGTGGTACCGGACCCCGCGCAGCGCCAGCGGGACCAGCAGCACGATGATCAGCGCGTTGAACACGATCGCGGACACGATCGCCGACTGCGGCGAGTGCAGGCCCATCACGTTCAGCTTGTCCAGCCCCGGGTACGCCGAGGCGAACAGCGCCGGCAGGATCGCGAAGTACTTCGCCACGTCGTTCGCGATCGAGAACGTGGTCAGCGATCCGCGGGTGATCAGCAACTGCTTGCCGATCTCAACGATCTCGATCAGCTTGGTCGGGTTCGAGTCGAGGTCGACCATGTTGCCGGCCTCCTTCGCGGCCGAGGTACCGGAGTTCATCGCCACGCCGACGTCGGCCTGGGCGAGCGCCGGCGCGTCGTTCGTACCGTCACCGGTCATCGCGACCAGCCGGCCGCCTTCCTGCTCCTTCTTGATCAGCGCCATCTTGTCCTCGGGTGTCGCCTCGGCGAGGAAGTCGTCGACGCCGGCCTCCTCGGCGATCGCCTTCGCGGTCAGCGCGTTGTCGCCGGTGATCATCACGGTCCGGATGCCCATCGCCCGCAACTGGTCGAACCGTTCGCGCATCCCTTCCTTGACGACGTCCTTCAGGTGGATCACGCCGAGCGCACGGGCCTTGCCATCGATGCTCTCGGCAACGACCAGCGGCGTACCCCCGGAGGCGGAGATGCCGTCGACGATCTCACCGAGCTGTATCTCCGTCGTACCGTGGTGTTCGCCGATCCACTTGTTCACGGCACCCGCGGCACCCTTGCGGATCTGCCGGTCGTCGATGTCCACGCCGCTCATCCGGGTCTGCGCGGTGAACTCCACGAACGTTGCGTGCGGCAACTCTCCGGTGTGCCGCTCGCGCAGCCCGTACGCGGTCTTCGCCAGGACGACGATCGACCGGCCCTCCGGCGTCTCGTCGGCGAGGCTGGAAAGTTGCGCCGCGTCGGCCAACTCTGTGTCGGAGGCGCCCTCGACCGGGATGAACTCCGCCGCCTGCCGGTTGCCGAGGGTGATGGTGCCTGTCTTGTCCAGCAGCAGCGTGTTCACGTCGCCCGCGGCCTCGACCGCGCGCCCGGACATCGCCAGTACGTTGCGCTGTACCAGCCGGTCCATC contains the following coding sequences:
- a CDS encoding sensor histidine kinase, which encodes MSKSGRGQLRIYLGAAPGVGKTYKMLGEGRRRRARGTDVVVGFVETHGRKYTEQMLDGLETVPRSIIDYRGASFTELDLDAVLARRPDIALVDELAHTNIPGSRNEKRWQDIEELLNAGIDVISTLNIQHLESINDVVEKITGVPQQETVPDRVVRAADQIELVDMTPEALRRRMAHGNVYAADKIDAALGNYFRVGNLSALRELALLWLADRVDAGLQEYRAQHDIDSTWEARERVVVALTGGPEGETLIRRAARIAARSSGGDLLAVHVARSDGLTGANPSKLAQQRNLVEQLGGTYHQVVGDDIPDALLTFARAENATQLVLGGSRRSRISTLLTGPGIGSTTIRDSGDIDVHIVTHSLMGRGRLPRLRGSLSRKRKIQGFVLAVVLQPVLALVLGLGGDTLNLTSNVLAFLFAVVVVALVGGMWPAMLTAIGGSLVLNWFFTPPKRTFTIADVNNALALLTFILVAAMVSSVVDRAARRTREAARAAAESETLATLAGSVLRGETALPALLERVREAFGMTGACLMERIDDDELTEVWRPLASAGTLTCTRPEEADAEIPARDDLVLVLQGHQLEADERRLVGAFAAHAAALVDRARLSEQAAEAKPLAEADKLRTALLRAVGHDLRSPLASAKASVTSLRSDDVEWSESERAELLETADESLDRLSRLVDNLLDLSRLQAGVLPVFTRPMALDEILPGVLTELGDDANEVTVDVPPALPLVEADPALLERVVVNLLANAIRYSPPERPPLVTGSALGDTVEIRVIDRGPGIPRQHRDRVFAPFQRLGDTDNTVGVGLGLALARGLAEAMNGTVQPEDTPGGGLTMVVAIPTAQASEAPVPGTRERSGESE
- a CDS encoding potassium-transporting ATPase subunit C, translated to MMRQFGVAARVLLFFTVVLGIGYPLAMTGVAQTLFHGKANGSILEVNGKPVASELIGQAYTTASGKKDADGKEIMIADPKWFQTRPSASDYDAKASGGSNLGPDNAQLVAAIDQRRKAVAALEGVDPSQVPPDAVTASGSGLDPDISPAYAALQVNRVARERGLSVAEVQRLVKQNTDGRVLGFLGEPVVNVVKLNAALARL
- the kdpB gene encoding potassium-transporting ATPase subunit KdpB codes for the protein MITQLVAALPDALRKLDPRVMVKNPVMFVVEVGAVASTIFAVTDSSVFVWWIVVWLWLTVIFANLAEAVAEGRGKAQAETLRRAKTETAARRLTPDGGEEAVPATQLQLGDLVVVEAGQIIPGDGDVVEGVASVDESAITGESAPVIRESGGDRSAVTGGTKVLSDRIVVKITTRPGESFIDRMIALVEGASRQKTPNEIALNILLASLTIVFLIATATLPTFANYAHTSLSLVILVALLVCLIPTTIGALLSAIGIAGMDRLVQRNVLAMSGRAVEAAGDVNTLLLDKTGTITLGNRQAAEFIPVEGASDTELADAAQLSSLADETPEGRSIVVLAKTAYGLRERHTGELPHATFVEFTAQTRMSGVDIDDRQIRKGAAGAVNKWIGEHHGTTEIQLGEIVDGISASGGTPLVVAESIDGKARALGVIHLKDVVKEGMRERFDQLRAMGIRTVMITGDNALTAKAIAEEAGVDDFLAEATPEDKMALIKKEQEGGRLVAMTGDGTNDAPALAQADVGVAMNSGTSAAKEAGNMVDLDSNPTKLIEIVEIGKQLLITRGSLTTFSIANDVAKYFAILPALFASAYPGLDKLNVMGLHSPQSAIVSAIVFNALIIVLLVPLALRGVRYHPASASAMLRRNLLVYGAGGLISPFVGIKLLDLVISLIPGLR